The Streptomyces collinus DNA segment TCAGACGGGCTCGGGCTCGAAGTGCCGCAGCAGGTCCCGGCCGGGCTGGACCACGCCGTAGCTGTTCTCCGGAACGGTGTTCCACACCCCCGGAAGATCGCCCAGCGGTTCCGACACCACCAGCCGGGTCTCGTCCGAGATGTGGTTCAGGAAGGCGAGATCGGGGTGCAGGGCACGCACGTCCTCCACCCGGCTGCTGTAGTACAGCGAGCGCGAGGCCCCGCCACTGGAGTACCGGAAGAACCACACCCGCTCGCCGTCGGTCACCGCGACCGTCATCTGGAGCGGCTCCGGTACCCCGTTCTCGTGACCGAGCCGCTCGACGAGCCCCGCCATCCGGGCCACCGCGCTCGGCGGATCGCCGTCGAGACCGAGAGTGAGGGCCACGTGGAACATCACCTCGGAATCCGTCGTGCCCTCCAGAGAAGGGAACAGCTCCGGCGCTATCGACATCATCAGATCCCGGCGCATCGCGGAGAACCCGGTGATCGCTCCGTTGTGCATCCACATCCAGCGTCCGTGCCGGAAGGGGTGGCAGTTGGTCTGCTGCACGGCGGTCCCGGTCGAGGCCCGCACATGGGCGAAGAACAGCGACGAGCGGACGTGGTCGGCGATCTCCCGCAGATTGCGGTTGCTCCAGGCCGGACCCGTGTCGCGGATGACGGCCGGGGTGCGCAGATGCCACGCGTACCAGCCGACGCCGAAGCCGTCGCCGTTGGTGGTCTCGACCCCCATCCGCGCGTGCAGGCTCTGGTCGATCAGCGAGTGCTCGGGGCGGTAGAGGACGTCGTCGAGCAGCACGGGGGTGCCCGAGTAGGCGAGCCAGCGGCACATGGTCCGTACTCCCGTTCCGGGCCGCCCCGGCCGTGCCGGGCGGCCTGCTCTGGATGATCGTCGCCGATGCGCCCCGCACGCCGGGCGGCGGTGCGTGACTCAAGGAGACTCCGGCCGCGGCGGCGCCGCATCGCCCGCCACGGGTGGTCTCCCGCGCACACCCCGGCCCGGGCCAGGGTGTGCGCGGGAGGGCGAACACTGAGATGCTGAGCGAGACGATCGCCAGGTCAGGGCCGACCGACGGACGGCAGGCGGGGGTGAGCCCCATGGCCGCTGCAGACGAGATGCCGGAGGCGGGGTTCGCGTGTGCCGACCCCACCGGCGACCCGCTGCTGCGCACCCGGTTCGCCCTGCCGGCCAGGCCCGCCACCTTCGTGCGCAGGCCGCGCCTGACCGGTCACCTCGACCAGGCCCTGGGGACACCCCTGACGATGGTCAACGGGTCGGCCGGCGCGGGCAAGACGCTCCTGGTCGCCGACTGGGCGTCCGGGCTGCGCCACCCGGTCGCCTGGCTCACCGCCGAGAGCACCGATCAGGCCCCCGGCGTCTTCTGGGCCCACGTGCTGCAAGCTCTGCGCGCGGCCGGCGTGCCGGTGGCGAGCGAGGTCGGCAGCCCCGCCGAGGCGGGCCGCGTGGACCAGCGGACGCTCACCCGGCTCGCCGCCGGTCTCGAAGGCAGGGACCATCCCACGGTCGTCGTCCTCGACGAGTTCGACCGCGTGGTCTCCCGCGAGATCGCCGAGCAGCTGGAGTTCGTCCTGCACCACGCCGGGCAGGGCCTGCGTCTGGTCCTGGTCACCCGCACCGAAGCCCTGCTGCCGCTGCACCGCTACCGTGCTTCGGGCGAGATGACGGAGATCCGGGACGCCGAACTGGCCTTCACCCCCGACGAGGCCCACGAGCT contains these protein-coding regions:
- a CDS encoding class II glutamine amidotransferase — its product is MCRWLAYSGTPVLLDDVLYRPEHSLIDQSLHARMGVETTNGDGFGVGWYAWHLRTPAVIRDTGPAWSNRNLREIADHVRSSLFFAHVRASTGTAVQQTNCHPFRHGRWMWMHNGAITGFSAMRRDLMMSIAPELFPSLEGTTDSEVMFHVALTLGLDGDPPSAVARMAGLVERLGHENGVPEPLQMTVAVTDGERVWFFRYSSGGASRSLYYSSRVEDVRALHPDLAFLNHISDETRLVVSEPLGDLPGVWNTVPENSYGVVQPGRDLLRHFEPEPV